Genomic DNA from Nitrospirota bacterium:
AGTTAGTAAGTTACTTAGACAGAAAAATTTTTCAAATATGTTCCTACTTACCATCGAATTAAGAGCTGAAAACAATTCAATAGTTGAGACTATTGCTTGGTTGCAATAATAAGCGAACAGTGCTATGATTTCCTCAAAAGTATTAAATAGATGAGGAGGGGCAAATGGCTAAAGCAACTAAAATAGTTTTAAACAAAGAAGAGAAGGAAACGTTACTTTCGTGGCAACGAGCAGGAAAGACAGAAAAGCGCATGGCGGAACGTGCACGAATAATACTGGAAGCCTCTGAAGGTAAAACAAACAAAGAGATAGTAAAGGTGTTAAATACACGACCGGCCCGCATAAGTAAATGGCGAACACGATTTGCCAAGGATCGCCTTGCAGGCATATGTGATGCGGCCCGACCCGGCAAACCTGTCATATATGATGATAGTGCAGAAAAGAGAATATTAAGCAAGCTGGACGAAGAGCCACCGAAGGGATATGTAAAATGGAACGGAAGCCTTTTGTCTAAAGCACTTGGAGACGTTTCCAAACACCAGGTCTGGAGGGTTCTGAAAAGCATGATATTTCATTACAGAGAAGACAAAGTTGGTGCGTAAGTACCGATCCTGAATTTACAGCAAAGGCAGCAGACGTGGTCGGGCTTTATCTCGATCCACCGGAGCAAGCGATTGTTATTTGTGTTGATGAAAAACCTCATGTTCAGGCATTAGAAAGAGCACAGGGATGGCTAAAGTTGCCGGACGGCAAAGCCCTTGCTGGCTTCAGTCATACTTATAAACGTCATGGCAGTCATGGCACTACAACACTGTTTGCAGCTCTTGAGGTTACATCCGGGCTTGTAAAGACAGGGCATTACAAGAGAAGACGAAGGGTAGAGTTTCTCGACTTCATGAACAGAATCGTTGCTGAATATCCTGACAAGGAAATTCACGTTATTTTGGATAATCTTAAAACACATAAGCCAAAGCGTGACATGTGGTTAAAGAGAAATAAAAAAGTTCACTTTCACTATACGCCGACTTATTCATCGTGGCTCAATCAGGTGGAATGCTGGTTTAGCATTTTAAGTCGCAACGCCCTTAAAGGTGCAAGCTTTACTTCTCCCCAGCAGGTACGGAAAGCCATTGACGACTTTGTTAAAGTTTATAATGAGAATGCTGCTCCGTTTGAATGGACTAAAAGAAAAGTTTACCCGAAAAAACTTAATAAATATTACGCTAATTTATGCAACTAACCCCCGGGAGCGTTCCATGAGAGAAGGCCCCCACTATCGGAAGGCAGCGGCAAGGCTTGGTCCGTATGTGGAAGAGGTTGTGCTGAAACTGCTTGCAGCAAACAGAGGCTATCGTGTCTACTGTAACAACTTGAAGAAGTTGGCGGAGGATATTCTGCAGGCCAGGATGAAAAACAACCTCAATATCTTATTTAAAAAAATCCTCTCAGCCAAGCTCTGGATTCTTGATGATTGGGGCGTAACAACCATGAGCCGTGAGATTGCCGAGGAGGCGTTTGATCTTCTGGACAGAAGAAAATACAGCTCGGCCATGATTCTGACTTCTAACCGGGATGTAGAGGAATGGCCGCAGCTGTTCCCTGATCCCGTCCTCTCTAATGCAACCATTGACAGAATCTTCGACCGTGCTGATATCTCCATCTTTAAGGGAAAGAGCTATCGCTTAAAAGGAAAAATTCAGGTGAAAAATGTTGACTTAAAAATACAGAAGAAGTATCCTTATTAATTGGTGGTCTCCGTTACCTGGGATTGAACCGGTCTCCATTAGCTGGGACGTGACAGTGTAAAACATCTGACTATTCATTTGTTGAAACTATCCAGGTTCCTTCACCTGAAATTGCTTCACCATTTGTAGATTCAAATATCATTAGATATGCTTCACAATTTGCAGCCCTGAGGATGGCAATTCATAATCCAGCGTTCGGGGTTGGTATGGGACAGTATGGTTTTTATTATCCTGAATTTGTTGGTGTAGTTCTCGGGTTAACCATATGGGGAGTTATAATTATAAAAACATATAAAAAGCTCACAATAAACATGAGGGTAAATGATGAGTTTGACCCCTTTGGGTTTTCTTTATTAACCTGTAGCGTTGGTATGCTCCTGGTCATGCTTACTCATGACTCTTTTAGATATTTTGGATATTGGATAACATTAGGACTAATATTCGTATATACAGAGTCTTCCAATAGAGAAAGATGATACTGTTAAACTCCCGCTTTCTAACACATAAAACAACTGGTGTTCAAAGATATGCTGTTGAAATATCTAAGCAACTTAAAAAGCTACATTCTGATGTGAAATTTATTGCACCAAAAAAAATTCTTGATAAAGATTTAGAAAGGGAGCTGTGTGTAATAACCACAGGTAAAAATAATGGTCATTTTTGGGAACAGATTGATTTGCCTCTTTATTTGAAGAGAGTAGGTAACCCGCTGTTGATTAATTTATGCAATACTGCGCCATTACTTTATTCAAACCAGATAATAACAATACTTGATCTATCTTTCTTAAGAAATCCGAAGTGGTTTTTACGAAGCTTTTATTTGTACTACAAATTCTTAATACCTAAAATAGCCAAGAAAGCATCAAAAATTATCACCATAAGTGAGTTTTCAAAGAAAGAGATCATGGATTTATTAAATGTCCCAGAAGACAAAATACATGTAATTTATTGTGCCGTGTCCGGGAGTGTTATTAATTTAACCAGTCCGGAGGCTTATAATAGATATGCTAAATACATACTAGCTGTTTCTTCATTAGACCCAAGAAAAAACTTCAAAAATTTAATAATGGCATATAACAATTTAAAATTATCTGAAACCAGATTGGTAATAGTAGGGTCGGAAAATAAAGTTTTTTCAGACAGCAAACTAAGGAATATAATTAATGCAAGTAAGGATATTATCTTTACTGGATATGTTTCAGATGAAGAATTGGCAGTTTTATATAAAAATGCAAAACTCTTTGTTTATCCCTCCTTATACGAAGGTTTTGGGATACCTCCATTGGAAGCCATGGCCTGTGGTTGTCCTGTAGTCGTTTCCAATGCGGCAAGCCTTCCAGAAGTTTGTGGGGATGCTGCTTACTATGTTGATCCTTATGATATTGATGATATAGCAAGGGGGATTTCTGAGGTTTTAAACAACGAGAAACTACAGGAGGAGTTAGGACAAAAAGGACTGGAAAGGGTAAAATTATTTAGCTGGAAAGATTCAGCAGAAAAGTTACTGTCTGTTATAAAGGAGGTTTGTGATGGCTAAAACGGCATTGATTACGGGGATTAGAGGGCAGGACGGGGCATATCTTTCTAAATTATTGCTTGAGAAAGATTATGAGGTATATGGTGCTGACAGAAGAAGCGGGGGGGGTGGAAATTGGAGACTGAAAGAGCTCGGGATTGAAAATGATGTGAAGATCATTTGTATGGATTTGCTCGAATTAACAAATATTATAAAAACTATTGAGAAGATTAAACCTGATGAAGTCTATAATCTTGCTGCTCAAAGTTTTGTAAGCGTTTCTTTTGAGCAGCCAATCTTGACATCAGATGTCGATGCAATGGGGGTTTTAAGACTCTTGGAATCTATAAGATTAGTGACCCCAGGTACGAAATTCTATCAGGCATCGACAAGTGAATTGTTTGGGAAAGCTCAGGAGATTCCGCAAACAGAAAAAACTCCGTTTCATCCAAGAAGCCCTTATGGTGTAGCAAAATTATTTGGCCACTGGATTTCTATTAATTATAGAGAATCATATGATATGTTTGTTTGTTCAGGAATATTGTTCAACCATGAGTCTCCCTTAAGAGGAATAGAGTTTGTTACGAGAAAGATAAGTTATGGGATAGCAAGAATAAAATATGGGTTTCAGGATAGAATAATTCTTGGAGATTTAAATGCTAAGAGAGATTGGGGATATGCCCCTGAATATGTTGAGGGGATGTGGTTAATGTTGCACCAGGAGACCCCTGACAACTATGTATTAGCAACGGGAGAAACGCATTCTGTCAGAGAGTTTGTGGAAAACGCTTTTAAAGCTGCTGGATATGATATTGAGTGGGAAGGGGAAGGTGTAAATACAAAAGGGATGGATAAGAAGTCAGGAAAAGTATTAGTAGAGGTTTCTCCGGAATTCTACCGTCCTGCAGAAGTTGAGATATTAATAGGGAATCCTGCAAAGGCTGTGGAAAAACTCGGATGGGAGTCAAGAACCAAACTTGAAGATTTGGTTAGAATTATGGTGGAGGCAGATCTGAGAAGGGTGGAAAAGGAATTGAGATGAAGATTGCCCTGGTACATGACTGGCTTGTGACTATTGCTGGTGCAGAGAAGGTTTTGGAGGCAATTTATGAGATATATCCTGGTCCAATCTATACCCTGGTAACAGACCGGGAAAAATTAAAAGGCAGTATCTTTGAAAATGCAGAGATATTTTCTTCTTTTATCCAGAAACTGCCCAGGGCAAAGAAGAAATATAGAAACTATTTACCCTTTTTCCCTCTTGCAATAGAGCAATTTGATTTATCTGAATACGATGTAGTACTTTCGGTTAGCACCTGTGCAGCAAAAGGTGTTTTAACACGGACGGATCAGCTCCATATTAGTTATTGTTGTACACCGGTAAGATATGCCTGGGACCTACATCATCAATATTTAAAAGAAACAGGTTTAAATAAAGGGCTAAGAGGGACAATTGCAAAGTTAATTTTACATTATATCCGTATTTGGGATTATACAACCGTAAATAGAGTAGATTACTTTATTACCCTCTCTAATTATATAGTAAAAAGAATAAAAAAGATTTACGGCAGGGATTCTACTGTTATTTATCCACCTGTGGATCTTGAGAAATTCCAAATTTATACAGAGAAAGAAGACTTTTATGTAACAGCTTCAAGGATGGTTCCATATAAGAAGATGGATTTGATTGTAGAAGCCTTTTCTGAAATGCCTGATAAGAGACTGGTCGTTATAGGCGATGGTCCGGATTTTGATAAAATAAAATCAAAAGCAGGTACGAATGTTGAACTGCTTGGATACCAGTCTTTTGAAGTTTTAAAAGACTATATGCAAAGAGCTAAAGCCTTTATTTTTGCAGCTGAAGAGGATTTCGGGATAACCCCTGTTGAAGCCCAGGCTTGCGGTACTCCTGTTGTTGCTTACGGAAGGGGTGGAGTGCTGGAGACCGTTATAGAAGACAAGACAGGTATCTTTTTCAAAGAGCAAACAAAGGAGAGCTTAGCAGAGGCTGTTGAAAGATTTGAGAGAATTCAAAGCAAATTTGATTGTAATGAAATAAGGAAAAATGCGGAAAGATTCAGTAAAGAGAGGTTTAAAAGAGAATTTAAGGATTTCGTAGAGAGGCTCTTGCCCGATAGCTTACAGCCATAGTAGTTCGACGTCTAAGAAAAATGGTTGAGGGAGTATGGTTAGCTGCCTGATTGTGATTTTGTAACAGTAGAAGAATAACCGCATGATTTGTTATAATATTAAATTAAGCTATTTGGCTAATAATAAACACGGATTATCAGAGTGGGGTAGTTATCGTTTATGGCTTAATAGTTGCGAAACTTATTTGAATGCGAAATCTATTTACAAGGAGGCAGAGGTGAGAGAGGGTATACATCCAGACTACAAAGAGGCCAAGGTTTCATGTGCCTGTGGCGAGACTTTTATAACGAGGTCGATTAAACCGGAGATCCGTGTGGATATCTGTTCAAAGTGTCATCCCTTCTTTACAGGAAAACAGAAGTTGGTTGATACTGAAGGAAGGGTTGAGAAATTCAGGAAGAAGTACGCAAAACACGGTAAGTAGACTTATTCTTGAGCCGTCAGCAACCCGGGTTTGTGGTATGCTGGCGGTTTTTCTGTTTTTAGGGAAGTCTTTCAGGTTAAGACCACAGGGGGACATGAAGTTCGCTCTCTTTGTAGTGATTTAATACGTTGATATCAAAGATAAAAATGATCTTCTTTAAAATTATCAGGAGTCTTTTCAATATTACATTAAATGCTGCCTTCTATTCTTCTTCGAAAAAGAATGTCGGAGGGCAGGCGGTTATTGAGGGTGTAATGATGAAGGGGCCTTTGGCCTGGAGCGTGGCTGTCAGGGGTGGGGATGGCCGGATGCATATTAAACGTGAAAGACTGCGAAGCCTCCCCGCTATACTGAAGGTGCCGGTTTTAAGAGGTGTGGCTGCCCTGTATGAGGCCCTTACTCTTGGAATTAAGGCAATAGATTTTTCCGCCTCAAAGGCCTATGAGGAAGAAGGAGACGGCCCGATGAGTCCTGTTGCAATGCTGACAACATTTGCAGTTGCTATAGTCTTGGGCATAGCGCTGTTTGTTTTCCTGCCGCTCTATCTTACAAGGCTTGCGGGGATTATTCTGCCCATTGTGGAAGAGAGTTCTGTTGCTTTTAATGTTGTTGACGGCCTTATCCGGGTTAGTGTCTTTCTCCTCTATGTCTCCGGAGTGGGGCTTTGGGGAGAGATGAGAAGGATTTATGAATACCACGGTGCTGAACATAAGGTTATCCACGCCTATGAGGGTGGTGAGGATTTGGCGGCCAATAAGATAAACCGGAAATACAGCCCCCAGCATCCAAGGTGCGGTACGAGTTTTCTCCTGATAGTGATGATAGTGAGTATCTTGATATTTTCCATTATCCCTCACGACTGGAATTTTGCCATGAAATTCCTGTCAAGGCTTGTACTTATTCCCCTTGTTGCAGGACTGTCGTATGAGGTT
This window encodes:
- a CDS encoding DUF1385 domain-containing protein translates to MIFFKIIRSLFNITLNAAFYSSSKKNVGGQAVIEGVMMKGPLAWSVAVRGGDGRMHIKRERLRSLPAILKVPVLRGVAALYEALTLGIKAIDFSASKAYEEEGDGPMSPVAMLTTFAVAIVLGIALFVFLPLYLTRLAGIILPIVEESSVAFNVVDGLIRVSVFLLYVSGVGLWGEMRRIYEYHGAEHKVIHAYEGGEDLAANKINRKYSPQHPRCGTSFLLIVMIVSILIFSIIPHDWNFAMKFLSRLVLIPLVAGLSYEVLKLSAKNSGNALVNLFVRPGLLLQRLTTREPDESQIEVALSALREVVEVESEAV
- the gmd gene encoding GDP-mannose 4,6-dehydratase; translation: MAKTALITGIRGQDGAYLSKLLLEKDYEVYGADRRSGGGGNWRLKELGIENDVKIICMDLLELTNIIKTIEKIKPDEVYNLAAQSFVSVSFEQPILTSDVDAMGVLRLLESIRLVTPGTKFYQASTSELFGKAQEIPQTEKTPFHPRSPYGVAKLFGHWISINYRESYDMFVCSGILFNHESPLRGIEFVTRKISYGIARIKYGFQDRIILGDLNAKRDWGYAPEYVEGMWLMLHQETPDNYVLATGETHSVREFVENAFKAAGYDIEWEGEGVNTKGMDKKSGKVLVEVSPEFYRPAEVEILIGNPAKAVEKLGWESRTKLEDLVRIMVEADLRRVEKELR
- a CDS encoding glycosyltransferase family 1 protein gives rise to the protein MILLNSRFLTHKTTGVQRYAVEISKQLKKLHSDVKFIAPKKILDKDLERELCVITTGKNNGHFWEQIDLPLYLKRVGNPLLINLCNTAPLLYSNQIITILDLSFLRNPKWFLRSFYLYYKFLIPKIAKKASKIITISEFSKKEIMDLLNVPEDKIHVIYCAVSGSVINLTSPEAYNRYAKYILAVSSLDPRKNFKNLIMAYNNLKLSETRLVIVGSENKVFSDSKLRNIINASKDIIFTGYVSDEELAVLYKNAKLFVYPSLYEGFGIPPLEAMACGCPVVVSNAASLPEVCGDAAYYVDPYDIDDIARGISEVLNNEKLQEELGQKGLERVKLFSWKDSAEKLLSVIKEVCDG
- a CDS encoding glycosyltransferase family 4 protein, with the translated sequence MKIALVHDWLVTIAGAEKVLEAIYEIYPGPIYTLVTDREKLKGSIFENAEIFSSFIQKLPRAKKKYRNYLPFFPLAIEQFDLSEYDVVLSVSTCAAKGVLTRTDQLHISYCCTPVRYAWDLHHQYLKETGLNKGLRGTIAKLILHYIRIWDYTTVNRVDYFITLSNYIVKRIKKIYGRDSTVIYPPVDLEKFQIYTEKEDFYVTASRMVPYKKMDLIVEAFSEMPDKRLVVIGDGPDFDKIKSKAGTNVELLGYQSFEVLKDYMQRAKAFIFAAEEDFGITPVEAQACGTPVVAYGRGGVLETVIEDKTGIFFKEQTKESLAEAVERFERIQSKFDCNEIRKNAERFSKERFKREFKDFVERLLPDSLQP
- a CDS encoding ATP-binding protein, yielding MREGPHYRKAAARLGPYVEEVVLKLLAANRGYRVYCNNLKKLAEDILQARMKNNLNILFKKILSAKLWILDDWGVTTMSREIAEEAFDLLDRRKYSSAMILTSNRDVEEWPQLFPDPVLSNATIDRIFDRADISIFKGKSYRLKGKIQVKNVDLKIQKKYPY
- the rpmE gene encoding 50S ribosomal protein L31, translating into MREGIHPDYKEAKVSCACGETFITRSIKPEIRVDICSKCHPFFTGKQKLVDTEGRVEKFRKKYAKHGK